A stretch of Magnetococcales bacterium DNA encodes these proteins:
- the aceE gene encoding pyruvate dehydrogenase (acetyl-transferring), homodimeric type, which produces MTEESGGQTREEEMEIQEWREALEYVLEHAGSDRVTELLRELHHHAHRLGIKIPFSANTPYMNTIPPSEQQPYPGSREMERRIKSLIRWNAMAMVVRANQQDVGIGGHISTFASAATLYEVGFNHFFRGPEAPCGGDLVFFQGHASPGIYARAFLEGRLSERDLSHFRKELAEGGGLSSYPHPWLMPDFWQVPTVSMGLGPIMAIYQARFMRYLEDRGLRPPTDAKVWAFLGDGETDEPESLGAISLAAREHLDNLIFVINCNLQRLDGPVRGNGQIIQELEADFRGAGWNVIKVIWGEDWDPLFAKDHEGLLSRRLAELVDGEYQKLSIEGGAYVRQQVFGKYPQLLELVSHHSDEQLHRMRRGGHDPAKVYAAFHAATRHKGAPSVVLAMTIKGYGLGAAGEGLNITHQQKKMTDEELRAFRSRFGIPLSDEEVSHMPFFRPAEGSEEMRYLQGQRRKLGGYLPSRKAKAEPIQPPAEEIFQEFADGTGERELSTTMVFVRLLTRLLKDPAVGRLIVPIVPDEARTFGMEALFRQCGIYSHPGQLYEPVDSKSLLYYKEARDGQILEEGITEAGGLSSFIAAGTAYANHGVNTIPFFVYYSMFGLQRVGDLIWAAADMRTRGFLFGGTAGRTTLAGEGLQHQDGQSHLLALPIPTLMAYDPAYAYEVTIIVQDGLRRMYVDQEALFYYVTIMNENYTHPPMPKGAESGILKGMYLLEGTTAPAHWPRVQLMGSGAILNEVVKAREMLARYEVAAEVWSVTSYKELRRDAQEAERWNMFNPGNEPVQSYLAQCLKDRSGPFIAATDYVKALPDLIAKWLPGPLLSLGTDGFGRSETRAALRDFFEVDRRHVTLAALSQLYDMELLPVTVVQRAIQELEIDPERISPVRR; this is translated from the coding sequence ATGACCGAGGAGAGTGGCGGGCAGACGCGGGAAGAGGAGATGGAGATTCAGGAGTGGCGGGAAGCCCTGGAGTATGTCCTGGAACATGCCGGCTCGGATCGGGTGACCGAGCTGCTGCGAGAACTTCACCACCATGCGCATCGGCTCGGCATCAAAATCCCCTTTTCTGCCAACACCCCCTACATGAATACCATTCCCCCCTCCGAACAGCAGCCCTACCCCGGGAGTCGGGAGATGGAGCGCCGCATCAAAAGCCTGATTCGCTGGAACGCCATGGCCATGGTGGTGCGTGCCAATCAGCAGGATGTGGGCATAGGGGGGCATATTTCCACCTTCGCCTCGGCGGCCACTTTGTATGAGGTGGGATTCAATCATTTTTTCCGGGGTCCAGAGGCGCCGTGTGGGGGCGATCTGGTCTTTTTCCAGGGACATGCCTCGCCTGGCATCTATGCCCGCGCTTTTTTGGAAGGGCGATTGAGCGAACGGGATCTCTCCCATTTCCGCAAGGAGTTGGCAGAGGGAGGCGGGCTCTCTTCCTATCCGCACCCCTGGTTGATGCCCGATTTTTGGCAAGTCCCCACGGTCTCGATGGGGCTTGGCCCGATCATGGCCATCTATCAGGCCCGATTCATGCGCTACCTGGAAGACCGGGGATTGCGTCCCCCGACCGATGCCAAGGTCTGGGCCTTCCTCGGCGATGGCGAGACTGACGAGCCCGAGTCCCTGGGGGCCATCTCCCTGGCCGCCCGGGAGCATCTGGATAATTTGATCTTTGTCATCAATTGCAATCTGCAACGACTGGATGGTCCGGTGCGCGGCAACGGGCAGATCATCCAGGAGCTGGAAGCAGATTTTCGGGGCGCCGGCTGGAATGTGATCAAGGTGATCTGGGGAGAGGATTGGGATCCCCTGTTTGCAAAGGATCACGAGGGTCTGTTGAGCCGGCGATTGGCGGAACTTGTGGATGGGGAGTACCAGAAACTCTCGATCGAAGGGGGCGCCTACGTGCGCCAGCAGGTGTTCGGCAAATATCCGCAACTTTTGGAGCTGGTTTCCCACCACTCTGACGAGCAGTTGCACCGCATGCGGCGAGGGGGGCACGATCCGGCAAAGGTCTACGCCGCATTCCACGCCGCCACGCGCCACAAGGGGGCCCCCTCGGTTGTCCTGGCCATGACCATCAAGGGGTATGGTTTGGGCGCAGCGGGGGAGGGATTGAACATCACCCACCAGCAGAAAAAGATGACCGACGAGGAGTTGCGGGCCTTCCGGTCGCGCTTTGGCATACCGTTGTCGGACGAGGAGGTCTCCCATATGCCCTTCTTCCGCCCCGCCGAAGGGAGCGAGGAGATGCGGTATCTACAGGGGCAGCGGCGCAAGTTGGGGGGGTATCTCCCCAGCCGCAAGGCCAAGGCCGAGCCCATTCAACCCCCGGCGGAGGAGATTTTCCAGGAGTTTGCCGATGGGACGGGCGAGCGGGAACTCTCCACCACCATGGTCTTTGTGCGCCTGCTGACCCGGCTTCTCAAGGATCCTGCGGTTGGGCGGTTGATTGTCCCCATTGTCCCGGATGAGGCGCGCACTTTTGGCATGGAGGCGCTGTTCCGGCAGTGTGGCATTTACTCCCATCCGGGGCAGCTTTATGAGCCGGTCGATTCCAAAAGCCTCCTCTACTACAAGGAGGCCCGGGATGGCCAGATTTTGGAGGAGGGTATCACCGAGGCGGGTGGTTTGAGCTCTTTTATCGCCGCCGGGACCGCCTATGCCAACCACGGGGTGAATACGATTCCCTTTTTTGTCTACTACTCCATGTTTGGGTTGCAACGGGTGGGAGATTTGATCTGGGCTGCGGCGGACATGCGGACGCGGGGATTTTTATTTGGTGGCACGGCTGGTCGCACCACGTTGGCCGGGGAAGGGCTCCAACACCAGGATGGGCAAAGCCATCTGCTCGCTTTGCCCATACCAACCCTGATGGCCTACGATCCCGCCTACGCCTATGAGGTGACCATCATCGTTCAGGATGGGTTGCGGCGCATGTATGTGGACCAGGAGGCTTTGTTCTACTACGTCACCATCATGAACGAAAATTATACGCATCCTCCCATGCCCAAAGGGGCGGAGAGCGGCATTTTGAAGGGGATGTATCTTCTGGAGGGAACGACCGCTCCTGCCCACTGGCCCCGCGTGCAGCTCATGGGGAGTGGCGCCATTCTCAACGAGGTGGTCAAGGCGCGGGAGATGCTGGCCCGATACGAGGTGGCTGCCGAGGTGTGGAGCGTGACCAGTTACAAGGAGCTGCGCCGGGATGCCCAGGAGGCGGAACGATGGAACATGTTCAATCCTGGCAACGAGCCGGTGCAATCTTATCTCGCCCAATGTCTGAAGGATCGTTCCGGACCTTTCATCGCTGCCACCGACTATGTCAAGGCCTTGCCGGATCTGATCGCCAAGTGGTTGCCTGGCCCCCTGCTTTCGTTGGGGACCGATGGCTTTGGCCGGAGCGAAACCCGTGCGGCGTTGCGGGACTTTTTCGAGGTAGATCGGCGACATGTCACTCTGGCCGCACTGAGCCAACTGTATGACATGGAGTTGTTGCCGGTGACCGTGGTGCAACGTGCCATCCAGGAACTGGAGATCGATCCCGAACGCATCAGTCCGGTGCGTCGCTAA
- a CDS encoding SGNH/GDSL hydrolase family protein — protein sequence MRGSDRNLPPGWWIGKWLVFLGASLVVFCYGLHFDTFVILLGLLWLLFRLASPANAITFSVVLALMTLCLWGGIELLGLNKPFYRLHEKLAYFDREMGFSTYQKNVSASMEMPFGDLRAMSSHMPPLEAPRTISCQTDSLGFRNTQDYHGQPFLVVGDSFVVGVGNTQSQTLDRQLADRYGMQAYNLGHPGDASDYLQRIQYFRAHFSERPKFLVFLFEGNDFPAKDRPIAPQSWLRTLKENYALLSKNRFSNFITMKRNQIKVRRKNQDPGQDPAGSFMVGDREMAYYKLYRENTERTHYVFPPGYVADLRLLLQLSHKVFFIPTKYRVYGPESTLPPQAYWERLNQVCQEAGTPCINLTAPMQIQARHHLEQGQTLWWRDDTHWNPLGIAVAAEVVWQTAGRSIHKTP from the coding sequence TTGCGTGGGTCAGATCGAAATCTCCCCCCGGGATGGTGGATCGGCAAGTGGCTGGTGTTTCTGGGTGCAAGCCTGGTGGTGTTTTGTTATGGCTTGCACTTCGACACTTTTGTCATCCTGCTTGGGCTCCTTTGGCTGCTGTTTCGTTTGGCCAGTCCCGCCAACGCGATCACCTTTTCTGTCGTACTGGCCTTGATGACCTTATGCCTGTGGGGCGGCATCGAGCTGCTTGGTTTGAACAAACCTTTTTACCGCTTGCATGAAAAGCTGGCCTATTTTGACAGGGAGATGGGCTTTTCGACCTATCAAAAAAATGTTTCCGCCAGCATGGAGATGCCCTTTGGCGATCTGCGTGCCATGTCATCGCACATGCCGCCTCTGGAGGCTCCACGGACCATCTCCTGCCAGACCGACAGCCTGGGATTTCGCAATACCCAGGATTATCATGGCCAACCCTTCCTTGTGGTGGGGGATTCGTTTGTGGTGGGTGTCGGCAATACGCAAAGTCAGACGCTCGACCGTCAATTGGCGGATCGTTATGGCATGCAAGCCTATAATCTCGGCCACCCCGGTGATGCATCCGATTATTTGCAGCGGATACAATATTTCCGTGCCCACTTCAGCGAGCGGCCCAAATTTTTGGTTTTTCTTTTTGAGGGGAACGATTTTCCCGCAAAGGATCGTCCCATCGCTCCACAAAGCTGGTTGCGCACCCTCAAGGAGAACTACGCCCTGTTGTCCAAAAACAGATTTTCCAATTTCATCACGATGAAGCGCAACCAGATCAAGGTTCGCCGCAAGAACCAGGATCCTGGTCAGGATCCGGCAGGGTCGTTCATGGTTGGTGACCGGGAGATGGCCTATTACAAGCTCTATCGGGAAAACACCGAACGCACCCATTATGTGTTCCCCCCCGGTTATGTCGCCGATTTGCGCCTGCTCCTGCAACTGAGTCACAAGGTTTTTTTTATTCCCACCAAATACCGGGTGTATGGACCGGAGAGCACCCTTCCACCCCAGGCCTATTGGGAGCGACTCAACCAGGTTTGCCAGGAGGCAGGGACTCCCTGCATCAACCTCACCGCGCCAATGCAGATCCAGGCCCGCCACCATCTGGAACAAGGCCAGACGCTTTGGTGGCGTGATGACACACACTGGAATCCACTGGGGATTGCGGTGGCGGCGGAGGTGGTGTGGCAAACTGCTGGCCGGTCCATCCACAAAACACCTTGA
- a CDS encoding ankyrin repeat domain-containing protein has product MNKIAAVLCMLLLAGGIGINSVALAQGGAHQGAAAPEAGIWDDANKGNWVAVRDALNRGANPNQYNQVGMSLLMLASQEGSAEVVKLLLSKGAEVNAPHQRAGCTALFLAAEWLHPELVEALIQHGGDVNFQTKGSWTPLLKLVAVRLKEPAEQATRQKILEMLLAKGADVKAVNQKKRTALHLAIQYGNAHLLPALIKAGADINAQDKEGSTPLMLAAQYGDVQAARMLIEKKASAERNHQCGCTALLIAADKGHTEIVKMLVEFGSDIHVKNEDGLNALMFASANGHAEIVKYLLGKGIRVNERDNKGVTARLMALEKHHDEVEMLLQEAGGTCY; this is encoded by the coding sequence ATGAACAAGATCGCAGCCGTGCTTTGTATGCTGCTGTTGGCCGGTGGCATAGGGATTAACTCGGTGGCCTTGGCCCAGGGAGGGGCACACCAGGGAGCCGCAGCTCCAGAAGCCGGAATTTGGGATGATGCGAACAAAGGGAACTGGGTCGCTGTCCGGGACGCCCTGAATCGGGGAGCCAACCCTAATCAGTACAATCAGGTCGGTATGTCTCTGCTCATGCTGGCCTCGCAGGAGGGGAGCGCCGAGGTCGTCAAACTCCTTTTAAGCAAGGGCGCCGAGGTGAACGCCCCCCACCAGAGAGCTGGATGCACGGCCCTGTTTTTGGCTGCGGAGTGGCTGCATCCAGAGTTGGTCGAAGCCTTGATCCAGCATGGGGGGGATGTCAACTTTCAAACCAAAGGATCCTGGACGCCGCTCCTGAAATTGGTCGCCGTGCGGTTGAAGGAGCCTGCCGAGCAGGCAACACGGCAAAAAATTCTGGAAATGCTGCTCGCCAAGGGCGCTGACGTCAAGGCTGTCAACCAGAAAAAGCGTACAGCCTTGCATCTGGCCATCCAGTATGGCAACGCGCACCTGTTGCCGGCCCTGATCAAGGCCGGGGCCGACATCAATGCCCAGGACAAGGAGGGGAGTACGCCCCTCATGTTGGCTGCCCAGTATGGCGACGTTCAGGCCGCCCGCATGTTGATCGAGAAAAAGGCCAGCGCCGAGCGGAATCACCAGTGCGGCTGCACGGCCCTCCTCATTGCGGCGGACAAGGGCCATACCGAGATCGTTAAAATGTTGGTGGAATTTGGTTCCGATATTCATGTGAAGAACGAGGATGGCCTTAACGCGCTGATGTTCGCCTCGGCAAACGGCCATGCGGAGATTGTGAAATATCTTCTGGGCAAAGGGATACGCGTGAACGAGCGGGACAACAAAGGCGTCACCGCCCGTTTGATGGCTCTGGAAAAGCACCACGACGAAGTGGAAATGCTCCTTCAGGAGGCGGGCGGAACCTGTTACTGA
- the hybE gene encoding [NiFe]-hydrogenase assembly chaperone HybE, giving the protein MHDTQPSPCDPEWVFFLQAFQELFAAATRRLGAEQSVPGLEMEVINPLLGHEVRACRHVEGWSVFLQLTPWMLCRVLVPGKPPHDTVAQAWEQVSLPTLGPRVSLTMLGQDQDAHVQYDPQLGSFYLQPLVVGLSRYQTADQVFSAWTDVVQFRENVRRERSMTCRWQQDLTRREIFGSFRLTKGSRTEGGLS; this is encoded by the coding sequence ATGCACGACACCCAGCCAAGCCCTTGTGACCCGGAATGGGTGTTTTTTTTGCAGGCGTTTCAGGAACTCTTCGCGGCTGCCACCCGCCGCTTGGGTGCGGAGCAGAGTGTGCCTGGTCTGGAAATGGAGGTGATCAATCCTCTTTTGGGCCATGAAGTCAGGGCATGCCGCCATGTGGAGGGGTGGAGTGTCTTTCTACAGCTTACCCCCTGGATGCTTTGCCGGGTTCTGGTTCCCGGGAAACCGCCGCATGATACGGTCGCGCAGGCCTGGGAACAGGTCTCTCTGCCGACGTTGGGGCCCAGGGTCAGCCTGACCATGCTGGGACAGGATCAGGATGCCCATGTCCAGTATGACCCCCAGCTTGGCTCTTTTTACCTCCAGCCCCTGGTGGTCGGTTTGTCCCGGTACCAAACTGCCGATCAGGTATTTTCTGCCTGGACGGATGTTGTCCAGTTCCGCGAGAATGTTCGCAGGGAACGCTCCATGACCTGTCGATGGCAGCAGGATTTGACACGTCGGGAGATTTTTGGCAGTTTTCGCCTGACAAAGGGGTCACGAACCGAGGGTGGTCTATCATGA
- a CDS encoding molecular chaperone TorD family protein: MTITLEHELTLLAGLLGQPEPGSLAAVEEMAIELPGLQAVCPELRGISLESWQAEHTRLFVNGFPTTPCPPFESFWRHGVLGGDCVQAIAGLYQRAGVAADPDISPDFLGSMLDLAAHLAAQRVAQADLRWELWEEHLAIWVPRFATRLKESAGLALYGFLGSRLLDLFGGDHARHPAKPL, encoded by the coding sequence ATGACCATCACCTTGGAACATGAGTTGACCCTGCTGGCCGGGCTGCTTGGGCAGCCCGAGCCAGGATCCCTGGCCGCCGTCGAGGAGATGGCCATTGAGCTTCCCGGGTTGCAGGCGGTCTGTCCCGAACTCCGGGGAATTTCCCTGGAGTCGTGGCAGGCTGAACATACCCGGCTCTTTGTCAACGGCTTTCCCACGACACCTTGTCCCCCCTTTGAGAGCTTCTGGCGGCATGGCGTTCTGGGGGGGGATTGTGTGCAGGCCATCGCCGGACTCTACCAGCGTGCGGGTGTTGCAGCGGACCCGGATATCTCTCCGGATTTTCTGGGCTCCATGCTGGATCTGGCCGCCCACCTTGCGGCGCAGCGCGTGGCCCAGGCCGACTTGCGGTGGGAGTTGTGGGAGGAACACTTGGCCATCTGGGTGCCGAGGTTTGCGACCAGGCTCAAGGAGTCGGCTGGTTTGGCGCTCTACGGCTTTCTTGGGTCGCGGCTTTTGGATCTGTTTGGAGGCGATCATGCACGACACCCAGCCAAGCCCTTGTGA
- the nrfD gene encoding polysulfide reductase NrfD, with translation MEIMTYSTQNLWTWWFALYLFLGGMGAAVIVVSFLTHMYLREEKELVMWGALSGTAMLTLGSGMLFLHLLHKWAAVYILTPWGIFHKPDSWIAWGSQFILWLQIAAVLFALPFMVEKKRLLGWPVMGDFLRMKITRDVAVTAQKYQTVLGWIAVVTGLGTAVYTGLLLQSFPAVALWHNPGVPILFTVSAFSTSMAWLLIVMYMFIYHRVDHTIRALYERVDIGLITAELVVIYSFFNYTLSGSEAGYRSAELLWNDSGWVMGFVVCGLMIPLAMELKCVFGSWSGKVPIVTASVLVLTGGYLLRHYFMSAGVYAYPW, from the coding sequence ATGGAAATCATGACCTACAGCACTCAGAATTTGTGGACGTGGTGGTTTGCGTTGTATCTCTTTCTTGGCGGCATGGGAGCCGCTGTGATCGTGGTCAGCTTTCTTACCCACATGTATCTGCGGGAGGAGAAAGAGTTGGTGATGTGGGGGGCTCTCTCCGGCACGGCCATGTTGACTCTGGGGTCCGGCATGCTCTTCCTCCACCTGTTGCACAAATGGGCGGCGGTGTACATCCTGACCCCATGGGGCATCTTTCATAAACCCGATTCCTGGATCGCCTGGGGTTCGCAGTTCATCCTCTGGCTCCAGATCGCGGCTGTCCTGTTTGCCCTGCCTTTCATGGTGGAAAAAAAGCGCCTCCTGGGCTGGCCTGTCATGGGTGATTTTCTGCGGATGAAAATCACCCGCGATGTGGCGGTGACCGCGCAAAAATACCAGACTGTTCTGGGATGGATTGCCGTCGTGACCGGCCTGGGGACTGCTGTCTATACCGGGTTGCTCTTGCAGAGTTTCCCGGCGGTGGCCCTGTGGCACAACCCGGGCGTGCCCATTCTCTTCACGGTTTCTGCCTTTTCCACCTCCATGGCCTGGCTTCTCATCGTCATGTACATGTTTATCTACCACCGGGTGGATCACACCATCCGGGCACTCTATGAACGGGTGGATATCGGGTTGATCACGGCGGAGTTGGTTGTCATCTACTCTTTCTTCAACTATACGCTCTCTGGATCGGAGGCTGGCTACCGGTCGGCTGAGCTGTTGTGGAACGATTCGGGTTGGGTGATGGGCTTCGTCGTGTGTGGGTTGATGATCCCCCTGGCCATGGAGCTGAAATGCGTTTTCGGTTCCTGGTCCGGCAAGGTTCCCATCGTGACGGCATCGGTTTTGGTGCTCACTGGAGGGTATCTCCTGCGGCACTATTTCATGTCGGCTGGTGTTTACGCCTATCCGTGGTAA
- a CDS encoding 4Fe-4S dicluster domain-containing protein, producing MTRYVMVIDMNTCVGCNACMAACSLENQTPVWSDHWRTYVHDRESGSGTTVRRHFIPRLCNHCTNPPCMSVCPTGATYRTSDGVVMVDETLCMGCQACALACPYNARYPFTHADIKTGKEYYGVLKRKAPSMDKCSFCHHRLKVGELPACVRTCPGEARMLGDLDSPAYPATELVRNGTAKPLLAHLGTRPNVYYIPQR from the coding sequence GTGACCCGTTACGTCATGGTTATTGATATGAACACCTGTGTGGGCTGCAATGCCTGCATGGCTGCCTGTTCGCTGGAAAATCAAACACCGGTCTGGTCCGATCATTGGCGGACCTACGTCCACGACCGGGAGAGTGGATCCGGCACCACGGTCCGGCGGCATTTCATCCCCCGCCTGTGTAACCACTGCACCAATCCCCCCTGCATGAGTGTCTGTCCGACCGGAGCGACCTATCGGACCTCCGATGGGGTGGTGATGGTGGACGAGACTTTGTGCATGGGGTGTCAAGCCTGTGCCCTGGCCTGTCCTTACAATGCCCGCTACCCCTTTACCCATGCGGATATCAAAACCGGGAAGGAGTATTACGGCGTACTGAAACGCAAGGCCCCCAGCATGGACAAATGTTCCTTCTGCCATCACCGGCTCAAGGTGGGTGAATTGCCGGCTTGCGTGCGAACCTGCCCGGGCGAGGCGAGAATGCTGGGCGATCTGGATAGTCCCGCCTACCCGGCCACGGAGTTGGTGCGCAATGGCACGGCCAAGCCGCTCCTGGCCCATCTGGGGACTCGTCCCAACGTTTACTACATTCCCCAACGGTAG
- a CDS encoding molybdopterin-dependent oxidoreductase encodes MSWRFPRLTRRRFLQSSGGVAGLSLLAPQLVGGEVARGDDVTREQVYSICNFCSSLCNVQVTTETENGVKRIVKLDGNPHSTLNRGKMCARGQAGMRQVYDVDRIKGPMIRVEGSKRGEAEFRSVTWEEAWAYIEEKTRTKKIQPWEWTMVGGWTSCVFYMYWAVPFALSNGVPNIVASPMQHCVASGHLGTDSVTGNFNIHDEVLPDYDNANYILFVANNASIGAISTSRMVRFAEARKKGARVVALDTRLSETAAKADEWIRIRPGTDLDFMVAMMHVVLTEKLYDGEFLKKHTNMPFLLARDANGAWAIATDADGNPRVVQERTGEVVSIPPFSHQNVVDIKGGPVYPALYAPDGLVLEGRPVMTVLQAQIAEISANTPLWAAKTTGVPAQVIFRTARDFAAAGRPIVDPGWHGARYTNINMLRRVQAMLQALVGGIDRKGGWIMSGEYHHKVANWHEANREKRSPGPLMTSVAGVPFVGELIKAISNPKTFPHGHPAWAFAFSAQERAAGREAVAVPALADTGLMESVTGKLVYNGQPYLTRAIVINAANPVRHYYPDTQWKTILTHANMELVVVVDVLPSDTVPYADVILPNPTYLERDEPTIYGNGVNHDLALTTRFGAIKPLYDTLETPDILLGLSRVISGTTEPFVKMLEALSGIPGKATMAAYERYLAAGEKSPYSKACRDVAFDMTAARIHTSPKELRESLKRHGVHLEMPAEEILAHHAMPRQMALPTTSGRLEFFGSLFVWLRDGMGGKGPSFNVLAAAIPATCRDGKTMDQPLEKDEFYFTYGKTPTISYGSTNSNNPVLAAINRFKKDIYTGIWIHPDRAATLEIVSGDRIMVTNKLSGQQAEGTAYVTNQLHPDSIFLHSSFGVENKALRLSVGIGTATNKLIPYMVEPVVAGFRSQEFTVRIEKI; translated from the coding sequence ATGTCCTGGCGATTCCCAAGGTTGACCAGACGTAGATTTCTTCAATCCAGCGGAGGGGTCGCGGGGCTCTCTCTGTTGGCCCCGCAGCTTGTTGGTGGCGAGGTCGCACGCGGCGACGATGTCACCAGGGAGCAGGTCTACAGCATCTGCAATTTTTGTTCCTCGCTGTGTAATGTCCAGGTGACCACCGAGACGGAGAATGGGGTCAAGCGCATCGTCAAACTGGATGGCAACCCTCACTCCACCCTGAACCGGGGAAAAATGTGTGCCCGGGGCCAAGCCGGCATGCGCCAAGTCTACGATGTGGATCGCATCAAGGGGCCCATGATCCGGGTGGAAGGGAGCAAGCGGGGGGAGGCGGAGTTCCGCTCCGTCACCTGGGAAGAGGCTTGGGCCTACATCGAGGAGAAGACCAGGACCAAGAAGATCCAGCCCTGGGAGTGGACCATGGTAGGCGGTTGGACCTCGTGTGTTTTCTACATGTATTGGGCCGTCCCCTTCGCTTTGTCCAACGGGGTGCCCAACATTGTCGCTTCGCCCATGCAGCACTGCGTGGCCTCGGGACATCTCGGAACCGACTCGGTGACCGGCAACTTCAACATTCACGATGAAGTTCTTCCCGACTACGACAACGCAAACTATATTCTCTTCGTGGCCAACAATGCTTCCATCGGTGCCATCTCCACCTCCCGCATGGTGCGGTTCGCCGAGGCGCGCAAAAAGGGCGCCCGGGTTGTGGCGCTGGATACCCGGCTCTCGGAAACTGCCGCCAAGGCCGACGAGTGGATTCGGATCCGTCCGGGTACGGATCTCGATTTCATGGTGGCCATGATGCATGTGGTCCTGACCGAGAAACTCTATGATGGGGAGTTTTTGAAGAAGCACACCAACATGCCGTTCCTTCTGGCGCGGGATGCAAACGGCGCTTGGGCCATCGCCACGGATGCAGATGGCAACCCACGGGTTGTCCAGGAACGCACCGGAGAGGTGGTTTCCATACCCCCTTTCAGCCACCAGAACGTGGTGGATATCAAGGGAGGGCCAGTGTACCCGGCCCTGTATGCCCCGGATGGCCTGGTTTTGGAAGGCCGCCCCGTGATGACCGTCCTCCAGGCCCAGATTGCGGAAATCTCGGCCAATACGCCTTTGTGGGCAGCCAAAACGACAGGGGTTCCCGCCCAGGTCATCTTCAGGACAGCCCGAGACTTTGCTGCGGCTGGGCGGCCCATCGTGGATCCGGGTTGGCATGGCGCCCGGTATACCAATATCAACATGCTCCGGCGGGTGCAGGCCATGTTGCAGGCCCTGGTGGGGGGAATCGACCGCAAGGGTGGCTGGATCATGAGCGGCGAGTACCACCACAAGGTGGCCAATTGGCATGAAGCCAATCGGGAAAAGCGTTCCCCCGGTCCCCTCATGACCTCCGTGGCGGGCGTTCCTTTCGTGGGCGAGTTGATCAAGGCCATCTCCAACCCCAAGACCTTCCCGCATGGTCATCCGGCCTGGGCCTTCGCTTTTTCCGCGCAGGAACGGGCAGCCGGTCGCGAGGCGGTCGCCGTGCCGGCCCTGGCGGATACAGGCTTGATGGAGTCCGTGACCGGCAAACTGGTCTACAATGGCCAGCCTTACCTGACACGGGCCATCGTGATCAACGCTGCCAATCCGGTTCGGCATTACTATCCGGATACCCAATGGAAGACCATCCTGACCCATGCCAACATGGAGCTGGTTGTGGTTGTGGATGTGTTGCCGTCGGACACCGTTCCCTATGCCGATGTCATTCTGCCCAACCCGACCTACCTGGAACGGGACGAGCCGACCATCTATGGCAACGGGGTCAATCATGACCTGGCTCTGACGACCCGTTTTGGTGCGATCAAGCCCCTGTACGACACCCTGGAAACTCCAGATATCCTGTTGGGGCTCAGCCGGGTCATATCAGGAACCACGGAGCCGTTCGTCAAGATGTTGGAGGCCCTGAGCGGCATTCCGGGCAAGGCCACCATGGCTGCGTATGAAAGATACCTTGCGGCAGGGGAGAAAAGTCCCTACTCCAAGGCATGCCGTGACGTTGCCTTCGACATGACCGCTGCCCGGATTCATACCTCACCCAAAGAGTTGCGCGAAAGCCTCAAACGTCATGGCGTGCATCTTGAAATGCCGGCGGAAGAGATTTTGGCCCACCATGCCATGCCCCGGCAAATGGCCCTGCCGACCACGAGTGGACGTCTGGAGTTTTTTGGTTCCCTCTTCGTGTGGCTGCGCGATGGCATGGGGGGGAAAGGTCCATCCTTCAACGTTCTGGCTGCCGCCATTCCCGCCACCTGCCGTGATGGCAAGACCATGGATCAACCCCTGGAAAAGGATGAATTCTATTTTACCTACGGCAAGACCCCGACCATCTCCTATGGTTCCACCAACAGCAATAACCCGGTGCTGGCGGCCATCAACCGATTCAAGAAGGATATCTACACCGGTATCTGGATCCACCCTGACCGGGCTGCGACTTTGGAAATCGTCTCCGGCGATCGCATCATGGTGACCAACAAGCTCTCCGGCCAGCAGGCGGAGGGAACAGCCTATGTGACCAACCAACTGCATCCGGACTCCATTTTCCTGCACTCGTCGTTCGGCGTCGAGAACAAGGCGTTGCGTCTGAGTGTGGGAATTGGCACGGCCACCAACAAGCTGATCCCCTATATGGTTGAGCCCGTTGTCGCGGGATTCCGTTCTCAGGAATTTACCGTGCGGATCGAAAAAATCTGA